Proteins encoded by one window of Canis aureus isolate CA01 chromosome 13, VMU_Caureus_v.1.0, whole genome shotgun sequence:
- the LOC144281781 gene encoding uncharacterized protein LOC144281781 isoform X1 yields the protein MKKWIWDLNPGPLLAKPTIFPGNRLLPASGNPSIERGHPGCYGRFQILYDGEHQGCALDPCRHGPVLKGLLPHPHITSSRHVGASLLLIWAGSCLGGDPDAHSLTAAKKLLERGKQKALEPLSLKTGSSSLCPAPGV from the exons ATGAAGAAGTGGatttgggatttgaatccaggcccTCTGCTTGCAAAGCCCACCATCTTTCCAGGAAATAGGTTGCTACCAGCCAGTGGAAATCCCTCTATTGAAAGAGGCCACCCAGGATGTTACGGGAG GTTCCAGATATTATATGATGGTGAGCACCAGGGATGTGCCCTTGATCCCTGTAGACATGGTCCTGTTCTCAAGGGGCTCCTTCCTCACCCCCACATCACCTCCAGTCGTCATGTTGGGGCCAGCTTGTTGTTGATTTGGGCCGGATCCTGCCTCGGAGGCGACCCAGACGCTCATAGCTTGACTGCGGCCAAG AAGCTGCTGGAACGTGGGAAGCAGAAAGCTCTGGAGCCTCTGAGCCTGAAGACTGGATCCTCCTCGCTCTGCCCGGCACCAGGGGTGTGA